One segment of Rosa chinensis cultivar Old Blush chromosome 6, RchiOBHm-V2, whole genome shotgun sequence DNA contains the following:
- the LOC112170335 gene encoding LRR receptor-like serine/threonine-protein kinase ERECTA isoform X1: MAFRFDLLLLLGLLVGVSFGNVDSDEGATLLEIKKSFRDVDNVLYDWRDSPSLDYCVWRGVTCDNVTFNVIALNLSGLNLDGEISPAIGNLKGLQSIDLRGNRLSGQIPDEIGDCSSLRYLDLSFNEIYGDIPFSISKLKQLESIMLKNNQLIGPLPSTLSQIPNLKMLDLAQNNLSGEIPRLIYWNEVLQYLGLRGNNLVGKLSPDMCQLTGLWYFDVRNNSLTGSIPQNIGNCTAFQVLDLSYNQLTGEIPFNIGFLQVATLSLQGNQLSGPIPSVIGLMQALAVLDLSGNMLSGPIPPILGNLTYTEKLYLHANKLTGSIPPELGQMAQLHYLVLNDNHLTGQIPPELGKLTNLFDLNVANNNLQGPIPDNISSCTNLNTLNVHGNKLNGTIPPALQRLESMTYLNLSSNNLRGSIPIELSRIGNLDTLDLSNNKFTGSIPSSLGDLEHLLKLNLSRNHMTGFIPAEFGNLRSVVDIDLSNNRLTGMIPQELSQLQNLFSLRLEHNNISGEVVSLINCLSLAVLNVSYNNLAGDIPTSNNFSRFSSDSFVGNPDLCGYWLNSPCHESRPTERVALSKAAILGIALGALVILLMILIAACRPYHPTPFPDGTLDKPAVNYSTPKLVILNMNMALHVYEDIMRMTENLSEKYIIGYGASSTVYKCVLKNCKPVAIKRLYSHYPQCLKEFETELGTVGSIKHRNLVSLQGYSLSSSGNLLFYDYMENGSLWDLLHGPTTKKKKLDWETRIQIALGAAQGLAYLHHDCSPRIIHRDVKSSNILLDKDFEAHLTDFGIAKSLCTSKTHTSTCVMGTIGYIDPEYARTSRLTEKSDVYSYGIVLLELLTGRKAVDNEGNLHQLILSKTANNAVMETVDPEIMATCVDLGAVKKVFQLALLCTKRQPTDRPTMHEITRVLGSLVPSPTLPKQATLNPPSTTLSSVKAPCYMDEYANLKTPHMLNCPSMSTSDAQLFLKFGEVISQNSE; this comes from the exons ATGGCATTTCGGTTTGACTTGTTGCTGCTTCTGGGTTTGCTCGTTGGTGTGAGCTTTGGTAATGTGGATTCAGATGAAG GAGCAACACTGCTGGAGATAAAGAAGTCGTTTAGGGATGTGGACAATGTTCTATACGACTGGAGAGACTCACCGTCTTTAGACTATTGTGTTTGGAGAGGCGTCACATGTGACAATGTCACCTTCAATGTCATAGCCCT CAATCTATCAGGTCTAAATCTTGATGGAGAAATCTCACCTGCAATAGGAAATCTCAAGGGCCTCCAGTCCAT TGATTTGAGAGGGAACCGACTTTCAGGCCAGATCCCAGATGAGATTGGTGACTGTTCGTCTCTGAGATACCT GGACCTGTCCTTCAATGAGATATATGGAGACATCCCATTTTCAATATCCAAGTTGAAGCAACTGGAAAGCAT AATGTTGAAAAATAATCAGTTGATTGGACCACTCCCTTCAACACTGTCCCAGATTCCGAACCTGAAGATGTT AGACCTAGCCCAGAATAATCTCAGTGGGGAAATACCAAGGCTTATTTACTGGAATGAAGTTCTACAATATCT TGGTTTGCGAGGAAACAATTTAGTTGGGAAACTTTCTCCAGATATGTGCCAGTTAACTGGGTTATGGTATTT TGATGTGCGAAACAACAGTTTGACCGGTAGTATTCCTCAAAATATAGGGAACTGCACTGCCTTCCAAGTCTT GGACCTGTCCTATAACCAGCTAACTGGAGAGATTCCTTTCAACATTGGGTTCCTGCAAGTAGCCACCTT ATCATTGCAGGGTAATCAACTTTCTGGGCCTATCCCTTCCGTTATTGGCCTGATGCAGGCACTCGCTGTATT AGATTTGAGTGGCAACATGCTAAGTGGACCGATTCCTCCTATTCTGGGGAATTTGACTTATACAGAGAAATT GTACTTGCATGCCAACAAGCTTACAGGATCAATTCCCCCAGAGCTCGGACAAATGGCACAGCTTCATTATTT GGTGTTGAATGATAACCATCTTACTGGCCAAATTCCACCTGAACTTGGGAAGCTTACCAACTTGTTTGACCT AAATGTTGCTAACAACAATCTTCAAGGGCCCATCCCTGATAATATTAGCTCATGTACAAATCTCAACACCCT CAATGTGCATGGGAACAAATTGAATGGAACCATCCCGCCTGCTCTCCAGAGGCTGGAGAGTATGACTTATCT aaatctGTCCTCCAACAATCTTCGTGGCTCAATACCAATTGAGCTATCTCGGATTGGCAATTTGGATACTTT GGATCTTTCTAATAACAAGTTTACTGGATCCATACCTTCTTCGCTTGGTGATTTGGAACATCTTCTTAAGCT GAATTTGAGTAGAAATCATATGACAGGATTTATTCCAGCAGAGTTTGGTAATCTAAGGAGTGTTGTGGACAT AGATCTTTCAAATAATCGGCTCACAGGAATGATTCCTCAGGAGCTCAGTCAGCTGCAGAATTTGTTCTCACT GAGGCTAGAGCACAACAATATATCAGGGGAAGTGGTGTCTTTGATCAATTGCCTCAGTCTTGCAGTGCT AAATGTGTCTTATAACAACCTGGCGGGAGATATTCCCACATCCAATAACTTCTCAAGGTTTTCATCCGACAG CTTTGTTGGAAATCCTGATCTTTGTGGCTATTGGCTCAATTCTCCGTGTCATGAGTCCCGTCCAACAGAGAGAG TTGCATTATCTAAAGCAGCTATCCTGGGAATTGCTCTTGGTGCCCTTGTGATTCTTCTCATGATCCTTATTGCCGCCTGCCGCCCTTACCATCCAACTCCTTTTCCTGACGGTACACTTGACAAACCAG CAGTTAATTACTCAACACCAAAGCTAGTGATTCTTAACATGAATATGGCACTTCATGTGTATGAGGATATCATGAGGATGACTGAAAACTTGAGTGAGAAGTATATAATTGGTTATGGCGCATCAAGCACGGTATACAAATGTGTTCTTAAGAATTGTAAGCCAGTGGCGATCAAGAGACTCTACTCTCATTATCCACAGTGCTTGAAGGAATTTGAGACAGAACTTGGAACAGTTGGCAGCATCAAGCATCGAAATCTAGTCAGCCTCCAAGGATACTCCTTGTCTTCTTCTGGAAACCTTCTCTTTTATGATTACATGGAAAATGGCAGTCTCTGGGATCTCCTTCATG GCCCAActaccaagaagaagaagcttgaCTGGGAAACTCGTATCCAGATAGCACTCGGAGCAGCCCAAGGGCTTGCCTATCTCCATCATGATTGTAGTCCACGTATCATACACAGGGATGTGAAGTCGTCTAACATTCTGTTGGACAAGGATTTCGAGGCTCATTTAACTGATTTTGGTATTGCCAAGAGCTTATGCACGTCAAAGACCCATACATCTACTTGCGTAATGGGCACCATTGGCTACATAGACCCTGAGTATGCTCGAACTTCCCGCCTCACTGAGAAGTCGGACGTTTATAGTTATGGAATTGTCCTGCTGGAGTTGCTAACAGGAAGGAAGGCTGTAGACAATGAAGGCAATCTCCATCAATTG ATCTTATCAAAGACAGCGAACAATGCTGTGATGGAAACTGTTGATCCAGAGATCATGGCCACATGCGTGGACCTTGGAGCTGTGAAGAAGGTTTTTCAGCTTGCACTCCTATGCACAAAGAGGCAGCCAACAGACCGGCCAACTATGCATGAAATAACACGAGTTTTGGGTAGTCTTGTGCCATCACCTACACTGCCGAAACAAGCAACCCTCAATCCTCCATCCACTACACTCTCATCTGTGAAAGCGCCGTGCTACATGGATGAGTATGCAAACCTCAAAACCCCACACATGCTCAATTGCCCATCTATGAGTACCTCAGACGCCCAGCTCTTTCTCAAGTTTGGAGAGGTAATTTCTCAGAACAGTGAGTGA
- the LOC112170335 gene encoding LRR receptor-like serine/threonine-protein kinase ERECTA isoform X2 — protein MAFRFDLLLLLGLLVGVSFGNVDSDEGATLLEIKKSFRDVDNVLYDWRDSPSLDYCVWRGVTCDNVTFNVIALNLSGLNLDGEISPAIGNLKGLQSIDLRGNRLSGQIPDEIGDCSSLRYLDLSFNEIYGDIPFSISKLKQLESIMLKNNQLIGPLPSTLSQIPNLKMLDLAQNNLSGEIPRLIYWNEVLQYLGLRGNNLVGKLSPDMCQLTGLWYFDVRNNSLTGSIPQNIGNCTAFQVLDLSYNQLTGEIPFNIGFLQVATLSLQGNQLSGPIPSVIGLMQALAVLDLSGNMLSGPIPPILGNLTYTEKLYLHANKLTGSIPPELGQMAQLHYLVLNDNHLTGQIPPELGKLTNLFDLNVANNNLQGPIPDNISSCTNLNTLNVHGNKLNGTIPPALQRLESMTYLNLSSNNLRGSIPIELSRIGNLDTLDLSNNKFTGSIPSSLGDLEHLLKLNLSRNHMTGFIPAEFGNLRSVVDIDLSNNRLTGMIPQELSQLQNLFSLRLEHNNISGEVVSLINCLSLAVLNVSYNNLAGDIPTSNNFSRFSSDSFVGNPDLCGYWLNSPCHESRPTERVALSKAAILGIALGALVILLMILIAACRPYHPTPFPDGTLDKPVNYSTPKLVILNMNMALHVYEDIMRMTENLSEKYIIGYGASSTVYKCVLKNCKPVAIKRLYSHYPQCLKEFETELGTVGSIKHRNLVSLQGYSLSSSGNLLFYDYMENGSLWDLLHGPTTKKKKLDWETRIQIALGAAQGLAYLHHDCSPRIIHRDVKSSNILLDKDFEAHLTDFGIAKSLCTSKTHTSTCVMGTIGYIDPEYARTSRLTEKSDVYSYGIVLLELLTGRKAVDNEGNLHQLILSKTANNAVMETVDPEIMATCVDLGAVKKVFQLALLCTKRQPTDRPTMHEITRVLGSLVPSPTLPKQATLNPPSTTLSSVKAPCYMDEYANLKTPHMLNCPSMSTSDAQLFLKFGEVISQNSE, from the exons ATGGCATTTCGGTTTGACTTGTTGCTGCTTCTGGGTTTGCTCGTTGGTGTGAGCTTTGGTAATGTGGATTCAGATGAAG GAGCAACACTGCTGGAGATAAAGAAGTCGTTTAGGGATGTGGACAATGTTCTATACGACTGGAGAGACTCACCGTCTTTAGACTATTGTGTTTGGAGAGGCGTCACATGTGACAATGTCACCTTCAATGTCATAGCCCT CAATCTATCAGGTCTAAATCTTGATGGAGAAATCTCACCTGCAATAGGAAATCTCAAGGGCCTCCAGTCCAT TGATTTGAGAGGGAACCGACTTTCAGGCCAGATCCCAGATGAGATTGGTGACTGTTCGTCTCTGAGATACCT GGACCTGTCCTTCAATGAGATATATGGAGACATCCCATTTTCAATATCCAAGTTGAAGCAACTGGAAAGCAT AATGTTGAAAAATAATCAGTTGATTGGACCACTCCCTTCAACACTGTCCCAGATTCCGAACCTGAAGATGTT AGACCTAGCCCAGAATAATCTCAGTGGGGAAATACCAAGGCTTATTTACTGGAATGAAGTTCTACAATATCT TGGTTTGCGAGGAAACAATTTAGTTGGGAAACTTTCTCCAGATATGTGCCAGTTAACTGGGTTATGGTATTT TGATGTGCGAAACAACAGTTTGACCGGTAGTATTCCTCAAAATATAGGGAACTGCACTGCCTTCCAAGTCTT GGACCTGTCCTATAACCAGCTAACTGGAGAGATTCCTTTCAACATTGGGTTCCTGCAAGTAGCCACCTT ATCATTGCAGGGTAATCAACTTTCTGGGCCTATCCCTTCCGTTATTGGCCTGATGCAGGCACTCGCTGTATT AGATTTGAGTGGCAACATGCTAAGTGGACCGATTCCTCCTATTCTGGGGAATTTGACTTATACAGAGAAATT GTACTTGCATGCCAACAAGCTTACAGGATCAATTCCCCCAGAGCTCGGACAAATGGCACAGCTTCATTATTT GGTGTTGAATGATAACCATCTTACTGGCCAAATTCCACCTGAACTTGGGAAGCTTACCAACTTGTTTGACCT AAATGTTGCTAACAACAATCTTCAAGGGCCCATCCCTGATAATATTAGCTCATGTACAAATCTCAACACCCT CAATGTGCATGGGAACAAATTGAATGGAACCATCCCGCCTGCTCTCCAGAGGCTGGAGAGTATGACTTATCT aaatctGTCCTCCAACAATCTTCGTGGCTCAATACCAATTGAGCTATCTCGGATTGGCAATTTGGATACTTT GGATCTTTCTAATAACAAGTTTACTGGATCCATACCTTCTTCGCTTGGTGATTTGGAACATCTTCTTAAGCT GAATTTGAGTAGAAATCATATGACAGGATTTATTCCAGCAGAGTTTGGTAATCTAAGGAGTGTTGTGGACAT AGATCTTTCAAATAATCGGCTCACAGGAATGATTCCTCAGGAGCTCAGTCAGCTGCAGAATTTGTTCTCACT GAGGCTAGAGCACAACAATATATCAGGGGAAGTGGTGTCTTTGATCAATTGCCTCAGTCTTGCAGTGCT AAATGTGTCTTATAACAACCTGGCGGGAGATATTCCCACATCCAATAACTTCTCAAGGTTTTCATCCGACAG CTTTGTTGGAAATCCTGATCTTTGTGGCTATTGGCTCAATTCTCCGTGTCATGAGTCCCGTCCAACAGAGAGAG TTGCATTATCTAAAGCAGCTATCCTGGGAATTGCTCTTGGTGCCCTTGTGATTCTTCTCATGATCCTTATTGCCGCCTGCCGCCCTTACCATCCAACTCCTTTTCCTGACGGTACACTTGACAAACCAG TTAATTACTCAACACCAAAGCTAGTGATTCTTAACATGAATATGGCACTTCATGTGTATGAGGATATCATGAGGATGACTGAAAACTTGAGTGAGAAGTATATAATTGGTTATGGCGCATCAAGCACGGTATACAAATGTGTTCTTAAGAATTGTAAGCCAGTGGCGATCAAGAGACTCTACTCTCATTATCCACAGTGCTTGAAGGAATTTGAGACAGAACTTGGAACAGTTGGCAGCATCAAGCATCGAAATCTAGTCAGCCTCCAAGGATACTCCTTGTCTTCTTCTGGAAACCTTCTCTTTTATGATTACATGGAAAATGGCAGTCTCTGGGATCTCCTTCATG GCCCAActaccaagaagaagaagcttgaCTGGGAAACTCGTATCCAGATAGCACTCGGAGCAGCCCAAGGGCTTGCCTATCTCCATCATGATTGTAGTCCACGTATCATACACAGGGATGTGAAGTCGTCTAACATTCTGTTGGACAAGGATTTCGAGGCTCATTTAACTGATTTTGGTATTGCCAAGAGCTTATGCACGTCAAAGACCCATACATCTACTTGCGTAATGGGCACCATTGGCTACATAGACCCTGAGTATGCTCGAACTTCCCGCCTCACTGAGAAGTCGGACGTTTATAGTTATGGAATTGTCCTGCTGGAGTTGCTAACAGGAAGGAAGGCTGTAGACAATGAAGGCAATCTCCATCAATTG ATCTTATCAAAGACAGCGAACAATGCTGTGATGGAAACTGTTGATCCAGAGATCATGGCCACATGCGTGGACCTTGGAGCTGTGAAGAAGGTTTTTCAGCTTGCACTCCTATGCACAAAGAGGCAGCCAACAGACCGGCCAACTATGCATGAAATAACACGAGTTTTGGGTAGTCTTGTGCCATCACCTACACTGCCGAAACAAGCAACCCTCAATCCTCCATCCACTACACTCTCATCTGTGAAAGCGCCGTGCTACATGGATGAGTATGCAAACCTCAAAACCCCACACATGCTCAATTGCCCATCTATGAGTACCTCAGACGCCCAGCTCTTTCTCAAGTTTGGAGAGGTAATTTCTCAGAACAGTGAGTGA